One Candidatus Neomarinimicrobiota bacterium genomic window, GGATTCAGGTGAAATTGTCCCATTCTCCCAGGACAAACAGCGGTTGGTGGAATCGCTCTGCAGTCAGGCCGCCGTTACTATTACGAACAAACAGTTGATCAGACAACTCGAAGAACTGTTCGAATCATTCATTCAGGTAATTGCGGCTGCCATTGATGCCAAATCACCCTATACTGGGGGTCACTGTCAGCGCATCCCCGTTATCACCAAGATGCTCGCGGAGGCTATCAACAAGACAAAAGAAGGTCCGTACGCAGAGCTATACTTTGACGACGACGCCATGCGGGAATTGTTGATCTCCGCATGGCTGCACGACACGGGAAAGGTGGCTACCCCCGTCCACGTGGTGGATAAGTCCACCAAACTGGAGACCATTTACGACCGAATTCACGATGTGACATCTCGATTCGAGATACTTAAACGGGACGAAGAAATCCGGTTTATGAAGGAGAAACAGAGGCTGCAAAGTGAGGGGAAGGGCGACGAAGTAGCCGGACTTGAAAAACGATTCCGTGGGCGATTGGCACAGCTAGAAGACGATCGTGACTTCCTTGAGGAGGTAAACATCGGGGGAGAGTTCTTTTCACCGGACAAAAAGGCGCGTGTTGAAAAGATTGCGGGGTACAAGTGGCAATTCAATGGGGAAACACGGAATTTCCTTACAGATGAAGAGGTGAACAATCTCTCCATCTCCAAGGGCACCCTGACGCCTGAAGAACGGAAGATCATCAACGACCACATGGTAGTTACCATTGACATGCTGGAGAAACTCCCATGGCCCAGGAATCTTGAAGACGTACCTTTCCACGCCGCTGCTCACCATGAAAAGCTGGATGGCACTGGATACCCGAAAGGGTTGAACCACCAGGAACTTCCCGTTCAACCCAGGATCATGGCTATCGCCGATATCTTCGAAGCTCTCACCGCCAACGACAGACCGTACAAGAAGGGGAGGACAGTCTCTCAGAGCATCAAGATCATGACGTTCATGCGAAACGATTACCATATTGATCCGGACATTTTCGAGATTTTTCTCAAGGAGAAGGTCTACGAAAAGTACGCCCGGGAATACCTGCCTCCCGAGCAGATTGACAAGGTTGAGGTCTAGTCCTCTCAATCTTCCGACTGCTGCCGGGCAGTTCCCACTAGGTCTCTTTTCTAACTCCCTGACCAGGGCAAATGCGAAATCCTTAGCTTCTGAGTCATGACTCCCGACGTGCTCTTTTTTCTT contains:
- a CDS encoding HD domain-containing phosphohydrolase, with translation YLLSDMKKADILKKAGSDVRELISGLEYQIERFSEIGLSLSKEKDMNKVLEMIIDEGRRITHADGGTLYMMIDDGTRLKFEIMQTASKNIRFGGTAPDPVPETIYPIKLHDQETGEPNYQMLSAYVGLTGETMNIEDAYEAEGFDFSGMKAFDQKNDYRSKSFLTVPLKNHLDEILGVIQLLNAQDPDSGEIVPFSQDKQRLVESLCSQAAVTITNKQLIRQLEELFESFIQVIAAAIDAKSPYTGGHCQRIPVITKMLAEAINKTKEGPYAELYFDDDAMRELLISAWLHDTGKVATPVHVVDKSTKLETIYDRIHDVTSRFEILKRDEEIRFMKEKQRLQSEGKGDEVAGLEKRFRGRLAQLEDDRDFLEEVNIGGEFFSPDKKARVEKIAGYKWQFNGETRNFLTDEEVNNLSISKGTLTPEERKIINDHMVVTIDMLEKLPWPRNLEDVPFHAAAHHEKLDGTGYPKGLNHQELPVQPRIMAIADIFEALTANDRPYKKGRTVSQSIKIMTFMRNDYHIDPDIFEIFLKEKVYEKYAREYLPPEQIDKVEV